In Chloroflexota bacterium, the genomic stretch CTTCTTCAACCTGAGAGACGACGCTCCCCTGTCGGAGGGTCGCCGCCAGCTCGCTCGCAAAGGCCGCTGGCGGGTCCCGCCGACGCAGCGCGGTGATGATCTCGTCCGCGAGGTCTGGAGCCATGGCTCGAGTATAACGAAGGCCACGACGGATGGAGGGCAACCGTGCGGATCGCGGTCGACATCGGCGGGACCTTTACCGACGTGACCCTCTTCGACGAGCGGATGGGTCGGGTTGCCCTCGGCAAAGCGCTGAGCACCCCGTCGAACCTCGTCGACGGGGTCATGGCGGCCCTCGCGAAAGTCACCGACGACCCGTCCGCGGCGGAGCTCATCATCCACGGCTCGACGATCGTCATCAACGCCATCCTCGAACGGAAGGGCGCCCGGGCGGCGCTCGTGACGACCAAGGGATTCCGCGACGTCTACGAGATCGGCCGGATCAATCGCCCGGAGTCCTTCAACCTCTTTTTTCGCAAGCACCGCCCCCTTATTCCGCGCGACCGCGTGTTCGAGGTGCACGAGCGAATGTTGGCCGACGGCACTGAGGAGCGGCCCCTCGACGAGGAGGAGGCGCGCACGCTCGCCCGGACGCTGGTCGAACGCGGCGCTGAGTCCGTTGCGATCCTGTTCCTGCACTCCTATGCGACGCCGGACCACGAGATCCGGATGCGGGACATCGTGCAGGAGGAGGCACCGGAGATCTTCGTCACCGCCTCGCACGAGCTGTCGCGCGAATATCGGGAGTACGAGCGAACGTCGACCGTCGCCGCCAACGCATACGTCGGCCCGCTCGTCAACCGGTACCTGGGTGACCTGCACGAACGCGTGACGGCCGGCGGCTTTCGCGGATCGCTTCTGATCATGCAATCGAGCGGCGGGCTCTGCGACGTCGACCTGGCGCGCCGCCAGTGCATTCAAATGATGGAGTCCGGACCGGCCGGCGGCGTCGTCGGGTCCATCGCGATCTGCGACCTTCTCGCAATCGACCACGCGATCTGCTTCGACATGGGTGGGACGACCGCCAAGGCGTGCGTGGTTCGCCGCGGCGCGCCCGACCTGTCGCCCGACTATTTCGTCGGCGGGTATAACGAGGGACTCGTGATTCGGATTCCCGTGCTCGACATCAAAGAGGTGGGCACGGGCGGCGGCAGCATCGCTTGGATCGACGAAGGCGGCGCCCTGCACGTTGGGCCGGAGAGCGCCGGCGCGGAGCCGGGACCGGTCTGCTACGCGCGCGGCGGCGCGCGCCCCACCGTGACGGACGCGGATGTGACCCTCGGCCGAATCTCCCCCGACCAGTTCCTCGGAGGCGAGATGCGCCTGGACGCGGAGGCGGCGCGGCGCGCCATCGTCTCCGACATCGCGAAACCTCTGGGGCTTTCGACGGAGCGCGCCGCGTCCGGGATCCTCGCCATCGCGGTCGCCTCGATGGCGAACGCCGTGCGGTCCGTGACCACCGAGCGCGGCCTCGATCCGCGCGACTTCACCCTCATCGCCTATGGAGGCGGCGGGCCGCCCCACGCCGTGGCGGTGGCGCGCGAGCTGAACATCGGACGGGTCGTCATCCCGCGGGCGCCCGCCCACTTCTCGGCGTCCGGCATGCTGATGGCGGACGTTCGCCGGGATTTCGTGCTCACCCACTTCGCTCGTCTCGCGGAAATCGAC encodes the following:
- a CDS encoding hydantoinase/oxoprolinase family protein, which encodes MRIAVDIGGTFTDVTLFDERMGRVALGKALSTPSNLVDGVMAALAKVTDDPSAAELIIHGSTIVINAILERKGARAALVTTKGFRDVYEIGRINRPESFNLFFRKHRPLIPRDRVFEVHERMLADGTEERPLDEEEARTLARTLVERGAESVAILFLHSYATPDHEIRMRDIVQEEAPEIFVTASHELSREYREYERTSTVAANAYVGPLVNRYLGDLHERVTAGGFRGSLLIMQSSGGLCDVDLARRQCIQMMESGPAGGVVGSIAICDLLAIDHAICFDMGGTTAKACVVRRGAPDLSPDYFVGGYNEGLVIRIPVLDIKEVGTGGGSIAWIDEGGALHVGPESAGAEPGPVCYARGGARPTVTDADVTLGRISPDQFLGGEMRLDAEAARRAIVSDIAKPLGLSTERAASGILAIAVASMANAVRSVTTERGLDPRDFTLIAYGGGGPPHAVAVARELNIGRVVIPRAPAHFSASGMLMADVRRDFVLTHFARLAEIDMAELESLYRTLEEEALASLRSTSVRTTDIVFERAADMRYVGQEHAVALPVPAHVGSEDARAAIHRAFNDAHQLRFSHSAPEEPVELVSLRVSVVGRIAKPPTPRLEPGESNPPGEAQRPRRPIVFDELHGPRECVVYDRERLRAGNAIVGPAVVEESASSTVLGQGDLARVNEYGHLVIELGVR